The following are encoded together in the Pseudomonas xantholysinigenes genome:
- the macA gene encoding macrolide transporter subunit MacA, with translation MNNSKFRKITLGAAVALVAGIVLYAVQAPAKAPQYITASVERGDIENAVLATGTLEGIRQVDVGAQVSGQLKSLKVKLGDKVSEGQWLAEIDPLVPQNTLRQAEVDAEKLQAERRSVQAKLKQAKRVYERYDVLQADESISRQDFENAESEFEVQQANLRSLDAQIKSAQVQIDTARVNLGYTRIVAPIDGHVVGIVTQEGQTVISNQLAPVILKLADLDTMTIKAQVSEADVIHISPGQQVYFTILGDDQRYYAKLRGTEPAPQNYLESSDKNGGAAKQASAVFYNALFEVPNPEHRLRISMTAQVRIVLDTAQGVLTVPVAALGPREADGSFPVRVLDSKGFAQVRKVQAGINNNVKVQVKAGLAEGDRVVIGEPVSGEAGA, from the coding sequence ATGAATAACAGCAAGTTTCGCAAGATCACCCTCGGCGCCGCGGTTGCCCTGGTCGCCGGCATCGTGCTGTACGCCGTGCAGGCCCCGGCCAAGGCGCCGCAGTACATCACCGCCAGCGTCGAACGCGGCGATATCGAGAACGCGGTGCTGGCCACCGGCACCCTGGAGGGCATTCGCCAGGTGGACGTCGGCGCCCAGGTGTCCGGGCAGTTGAAGTCGCTCAAGGTCAAGCTGGGCGACAAGGTCAGCGAAGGCCAGTGGCTGGCCGAAATTGACCCGTTGGTGCCGCAGAACACCCTGCGCCAGGCCGAGGTCGATGCCGAGAAGCTGCAGGCCGAACGGCGCTCGGTACAGGCCAAGCTCAAGCAGGCCAAGCGCGTATACGAGCGCTACGACGTGCTCCAGGCCGACGAGTCGATCTCGCGTCAGGACTTCGAGAACGCCGAGTCGGAGTTCGAGGTGCAACAAGCCAACCTGCGCTCGCTGGACGCGCAGATCAAGAGCGCCCAGGTGCAGATCGACACGGCCCGGGTCAACCTCGGCTACACCCGCATCGTCGCGCCAATCGACGGCCATGTGGTGGGTATCGTCACCCAGGAAGGCCAGACGGTGATTTCCAACCAGCTGGCGCCGGTGATCCTCAAGCTGGCCGACCTCGACACCATGACCATCAAGGCCCAGGTGTCGGAGGCCGACGTGATCCATATCAGCCCCGGCCAGCAGGTGTACTTCACCATCCTCGGCGATGACCAGCGCTACTACGCCAAGCTGCGCGGCACGGAACCGGCGCCGCAGAACTACCTGGAGAGCAGCGACAAGAACGGCGGCGCGGCCAAGCAGGCCAGCGCGGTGTTCTACAACGCGCTGTTCGAGGTGCCCAACCCCGAGCATCGCCTGCGCATCTCGATGACCGCCCAGGTGCGTATCGTCCTCGACACCGCCCAGGGTGTGCTGACCGTGCCGGTGGCGGCGCTGGGCCCGCGCGAGGCCGACGGCAGCTTCCCGGTGCGGGTCCTCGACAGCAAGGGCTTCGCCCAGGTGCGCAAGGTCCAGGCGGGGATCAACAACAACGTCAAGGTACAGGTCAAGGCCGGCTTGGCCGAAGGCGACCGGGTGGTGATCGGCGAACCGGTGTCGGGCGAGGCGGGGGCGTGA